Below is a window of Aliidongia dinghuensis DNA.
CGCCATCGGCAATCACGTCATAGACGTGGTCGGCCATCAACATGGCCCCCATAGGGACGTAGCCGGAGGTGAGGCCCTTCGCCGTGGTCATGAAGTCGGGGACGATCTCGTCGTGCGCGCACGCAAACAGCGGCCCGGTCCGGCCGAAGCCGGTAATGACCTCGTCGGCAATGAACAGGATGCCATACTGGCGGCAGAGCTCGCGGATCGCCTTGAGCCAGCCGGCGGGCGGCACGATGACGCCGCCCGAGCCCTGGATCGGCTCGGCATAGAACGCGGCCACGCGGTCCGCGCCGATCGCCTCGATCTTTTCTTTGAGCGCCGCGAGCGAGGCCGCGATGATGGCGTCCGGATCGCTGCCCACGGGATTGCGGTAGGGATAGGGCGAGGGGATCTTGTGCTGCCAGTCGAAGGGCACGCCGAACCCGGCATGGAACGACGGCAGGGCGGTGAGGCCGGCGCCGACGGTCGACGAGCCGTGGTAGCCCTGCTCGATCGAGATGAACTGGTCGCGCTCGGGCGAGCCCTTCGCATGCCAGTAGTAGCGGACGAAGCGCACCGTGCTGTCGATCGCGTCCGACCCGCCGAGCGTGAAATAGACATGGTTGAGGTCGCCCGGCGCGCGATCGGCGAGTTCTGCGGCGAGGCGGATCGCCGCTTCCGAACCCAGGTCGAAATAGCCGGTCGCGTAAGGCAGTTCGCGCATCTGGCGGGCCGCCGCCTCGACGATGCTCTCGTGGCCGTAGCCGGCGTTGACGCACCAGAGCCCGGCAAAGCCGTCGATGAGTTGATGGCCTGTCGCGTCGGTCACCGTGGCGCCCTTGGCGGATTTGAGCACCCGCACCCCCAGCTTCTCGTGGCCGCGATATGACGCGACCGGATGGATGAGATGGGCGCGATCAAGTTCGATCAGGGAATTGGCGAGCATGGAAATCTCCGAATCAGCCGAGAGCCTGAATCAGCCAAGAGCTTGACTGGCGAGCGCAAAGATGGCGGGGCCGGCGTTCTCTCTGCCGGCCTTGGCCGGCTTGCGCATGGCGACGCCGCCGCCGACCTCGAGGAGGCCAAGCTCGCTGAGCCAGGGGGCGAGGC
It encodes the following:
- a CDS encoding aspartate aminotransferase family protein gives rise to the protein MLANSLIELDRAHLIHPVASYRGHEKLGVRVLKSAKGATVTDATGHQLIDGFAGLWCVNAGYGHESIVEAAARQMRELPYATGYFDLGSEAAIRLAAELADRAPGDLNHVYFTLGGSDAIDSTVRFVRYYWHAKGSPERDQFISIEQGYHGSSTVGAGLTALPSFHAGFGVPFDWQHKIPSPYPYRNPVGSDPDAIIAASLAALKEKIEAIGADRVAAFYAEPIQGSGGVIVPPAGWLKAIRELCRQYGILFIADEVITGFGRTGPLFACAHDEIVPDFMTTAKGLTSGYVPMGAMLMADHVYDVIADGAGAAAVGHGYTYSAHPVSAAVGLAVLKLYEGGLLENGVKAGRRLMAGLESLRDHPLVGDVRGRGMLAAVELVVDKARKTPLPAAAAPARRIFDRAWENGLVIRAFAQGVLGYAPPLCCTEGEIDQIVERTRKTLDETLEDPDVRQALA